A genomic stretch from Deltaproteobacteria bacterium includes:
- the groES gene encoding co-chaperone GroES: MNVRPLHDRILVRRMAEEEKTAGGIIIPDTAKEKPQRGEVVATGKGRVTEDGKTLPLEVKIGDKILFSKYSGTELKLEGSEYLMMREEDILGVFN; this comes from the coding sequence CTGAACGTTCGTCCTTTGCATGATCGCATTCTTGTTCGTCGCATGGCGGAAGAAGAAAAAACGGCGGGAGGAATCATCATTCCCGATACCGCAAAGGAAAAACCACAGCGTGGGGAAGTGGTTGCGACTGGTAAAGGTCGCGTAACGGAAGACGGAAAAACTCTTCCTTTGGAAGTGAAGATTGGCGATAAAATTTTGTTCAGCAAATACTCGGGGACCGAGCTTAAGCTTGAGGGTTCGGAATATTTGATGATGCGCGAAGAAGATATCTTGGGCGTATTCAACTGA
- a CDS encoding hydrogen peroxide-inducible genes activator: MTLTQLSYIVAVAKHRHFGAAAESCFVTQPTLSMQVQKLEEELGIEIFDRSHQPISPTPLGSALVEQAQIVLAEAEKLKALSAEELDTIAGQIRIGIIPTLSPTLAPKVADWFSRHHPETALHLEEVQTKDLMTRIKDGSIDLGLVVTPLDDSHILEKPLFYEPFMLYVSPDHPLTKLKTIGSESLSFEDLWLLTEGHCFRDQALKVCGDRKRKRTTTRAMFESGSLETLRKMVDKSGGYTLIPALTLDDIDESRRKKQVREFVSPAPTREVSLVHSRVYKRKATLDAIALAVREGLPKEFLKFDSKKQTRVGL; encoded by the coding sequence ATGACACTCACTCAGCTTAGCTACATCGTTGCCGTCGCCAAGCACCGCCACTTCGGTGCCGCTGCTGAGTCCTGTTTTGTCACGCAGCCGACGCTTTCGATGCAAGTTCAAAAGCTGGAAGAAGAACTGGGAATTGAAATTTTCGATCGCAGTCACCAGCCTATTTCCCCCACGCCTCTTGGAAGTGCTCTCGTCGAACAGGCGCAGATCGTCTTGGCTGAGGCCGAAAAACTTAAAGCACTATCCGCCGAAGAACTCGACACCATTGCCGGTCAAATAAGAATCGGGATTATTCCAACACTCAGTCCGACATTGGCTCCCAAAGTTGCCGATTGGTTTTCTCGTCATCATCCGGAAACGGCACTTCACCTCGAGGAAGTGCAGACCAAGGATCTGATGACCCGGATCAAAGACGGATCGATCGATCTCGGCCTCGTTGTTACCCCCTTGGATGACAGCCACATTTTGGAGAAACCTCTTTTCTATGAACCGTTCATGCTTTACGTTTCTCCGGATCATCCACTGACAAAATTGAAAACCATCGGATCCGAAAGCCTCAGTTTTGAGGATCTTTGGCTGCTGACAGAAGGTCATTGCTTTCGCGATCAGGCCCTCAAAGTCTGCGGCGATCGCAAACGGAAGCGAACAACAACTCGAGCTATGTTTGAAAGTGGAAGCCTTGAAACACTTCGCAAGATGGTCGACAAAAGTGGCGGCTATACATTGATTCCCGCACTTACTTTAGACGACATCGATGAATCGCGACGAAAGAAACAAGTTCGTGAGTTCGTTTCACCGGCTCCAACGAGAGAAGTAAGCCTCGTTCACTCGAGGGTCTACAAAAGAAAAGCGACGCTCGACGCCATCGCCCTAGCTGTTCGAGAGGGACTGCCAAAAGAATTTTTAAAATTTGATTCGAAAAAACAAACTCGCGTCGGGCTTTAA
- a CDS encoding MTAP family purine nucleoside phosphorylase, protein MWAVIGGSGFESFEGVEEVSDLDRATPFGEASSGLRLIRFDGQELVFLSRHGRHHELLPSEVNYRANLYALKSLGVDRIISVSAVGSLRKELAPGDLVVASQYIDRTKGVRRHTFLGEGLVGHVSLAKPVWKTGVETVRKLAGGLGFNVHFDKAYVCIEGPYFSTQAESNTYRSMGADIIGMTNFPEFALAREAGISYLPCCFVTDFDCWDDAIEHVTLQVVLDTMKKNNRKAVRLIGEILKKNPAADLADREGGLKNGLMSNRENLNTEKKKWLEVLLR, encoded by the coding sequence ATGTGGGCAGTAATCGGCGGTTCTGGATTCGAAAGCTTCGAAGGAGTTGAAGAAGTTAGCGACCTCGACCGAGCAACACCCTTTGGAGAGGCCTCGTCAGGATTGCGGTTGATACGTTTTGATGGCCAAGAATTAGTTTTTTTATCGCGCCACGGTCGACATCATGAATTGCTACCTTCGGAAGTAAACTATCGGGCCAACCTCTACGCGCTGAAGTCTTTGGGCGTGGATCGCATCATTTCGGTCTCCGCTGTAGGAAGTCTGCGAAAAGAGCTTGCGCCGGGAGACCTGGTCGTCGCAAGCCAGTACATTGATAGAACAAAAGGCGTTCGTCGCCATACTTTTTTGGGAGAAGGCCTCGTCGGCCACGTATCACTTGCGAAACCTGTTTGGAAAACTGGAGTCGAGACGGTGCGCAAGCTAGCGGGGGGCCTCGGATTTAACGTACACTTTGACAAAGCTTATGTTTGCATCGAAGGACCGTACTTCTCGACGCAGGCAGAATCGAATACTTACCGATCGATGGGTGCCGATATCATCGGAATGACCAATTTTCCAGAGTTCGCACTCGCGCGCGAGGCGGGGATCAGTTACTTGCCATGCTGTTTTGTCACTGACTTCGACTGTTGGGACGATGCAATTGAGCACGTTACACTGCAGGTGGTTTTAGATACGATGAAGAAAAACAATCGCAAGGCTGTACGTTTGATCGGTGAAATTTTAAAAAAGAACCCAGCTGCAGATTTGGCAGACCGTGAAGGCGGATTAAAAAACGGCCTTATGTCGAATCGTGAAAATCTGAACACAGAAAAGAAAAAGTGGCTGGAAGTTCTACTACGTTAA